AGGTGATCCTGCAATAAGCACTTCAAATTGGGGATAAAGGGCCAACATCAGGGCGGACAAATAGTGCGTGTGACCCAGGGGAATGCGTTTGATCTGTTCCGCAAACGCCTGACCGATGCGCTGCGCTTCGATTTCCAGTCGGGACTCGCCGGTGATGCGCGCCAGGCGCAGCAGATTCATGGCGGCCACGGAATTGCCCGAGGGGATGGCGCCGTCATAGATTTCTTTCGGCCGTACCAGCAAGTCCGATTGATCGGATGCGGAAAAATAAAATCCGCCGGACTCGCTATCTGAAAACCGGTCCAGCATCTGACTGTTCAGTTCAACGGCCCATTTCAGATACTGCACATCGTACACCGCTTCGTAAAGTTCCAGCAGTCCCCAAACGGTAAACGCATAATCATTTAAATGTGCGGGCAGTCCGGCCTGACCCCGGCGCCATCGTTTCAGCAGCCGCCCGTGTTTGTCAACAAGATGTGTTTGAACAAACGCTGCGGCTTTTCGAGCGGCGTCGGCGTAGCGCGGATCGTCCAGCGCTGCTGCGCCTTTGGCCAGGGCGGCGATCATCAGACCGTTCCAGTCTGTGAGAATCTTGTCGTCTTTATACGGGTGCACCCGCTGTTCGCGCGCTTCAAACAAGGCCTGACGCGCACTCTGCCACCTAACTTCCAGTTCATCCGGGGTGAGATTGTGATGCCGTGCCCCCTCTTCTGCGGTTGAGGTGAAATGTGGGATGCTGCGACCGGTTTTTTGGCGGCTGGCCTGGTCGACAAAATTACCGCCGCTTCTGATATTCAGAATGTCGTTGATAAGCTCGGCTTTGTCTTTACCGAGAACCTGTTTGGTTTCTTCCGGTGTCCACAGATAGAACAACCCTTCTTCGCCCTGGCTGTCCGCGTCTTCGGCGGAGTAAAATCCACCCTCCGGATGCGTCATGTCGCGTAGTACATACTCAAACACCTGGCGCGCGGTCTGTGCGTATTCCTCCTTCCCGGTTGCCTGGAACGTTTCGATGTTGGCCAGCGCCATCAGCGCCTGATCGTAGAGCATTTTTTCAAAATGCGGCAGCAACCACTGGGCGTCCGTGGAATAGCGGTGAAAGCCGAATCCGATCTGATCATACACACCGCCGTGCCGCATACTCTGCAGGGTCTGTTCAACCATATGCAGCAGCCGGGCATCTCCCGTATGATGCCAGCGGCGCAACAAAAACAGCAGATTGTGCGGTGATGGAAATTTGGGTGCGTTACCAAATCCGCCGTAGGTGCTGTCAAAGCGGCTAACCAGCTGCTTATAAGCCGTGTCAACCGTCGATTCATCAGGCGTGGTGTCGGTTGCACTCTGACTGTTTTTGTGCAGATGTTCCAATACCTGCTGTGCGCTTTCATGCACCTTATTGCGCTGATGTTTCCAAATGTCCGTAATTCCGGCGATCAGGCTCAGAAAGCCCGATGCGTCCGAACCGGTTTGTTTGGGGAAAATAGGTGCCGGCGTAAAACGGCTGTTTGTCCGGCGTCAGGATCACGGTCAGTGGCCAGCCGCCGCTGCCGGTCATAAGCTGACAGGAGGACATGTACACCTGATCCAGATCCGGGCGTTCCTCCCGGTCGACTTTGATGCAGATAAACGCCTCGTTCAGCTGTTCCGCTG
The candidate division KSB1 bacterium DNA segment above includes these coding regions:
- a CDS encoding thioredoxin domain-containing protein; its protein translation is MHESAQQVLEHLHKNSQSATDTTPDESTVDTAYKQLVSRFDSTYGGFGNAPKFPSPHNLLFLLRRWHHTGDARLLHMVEQTLQSMRHGGVYDQIGFGFHRYSTDAQWLLPHFEKMLYDQALMALANIETFQATGKEEYAQTARQVFEYVLRDMTHPEGGFYSAEDADSQGEEGLFYLWTPEETKQVLGKDKAELINDILNIRSGGNFVDQASRQKTGRSIPHFTSTAEEGARHHNLTPDELEVRWQSARQALFEAREQRVHPYKDDKILTDWNGLMIAALAKGAAALDDPRYADAARKAAAFVQTHLVDKHGRLLKRWRRGQAGLPAHLNDYAFTVWGLLELYEAVYDVQYLKWAVELNSQMLDRFSDSESGGFYFSASDQSDLLVRPKEIYDGAIPSGNSVAAMNLLRLARITGESRLEIEAQRIGQAFAEQIKRIPLGHTHYLSALMLALYPQFEVLIAGSPQAHDTRDILRALQRQYIPNAVTLLRPTDTDDPDISYLAEFTQQQTGIDGQATAYVCQNHACQSPTTNIEEMLEMLRNG